One segment of Cryptococcus neoformans var. grubii H99 chromosome 2, complete sequence DNA contains the following:
- a CDS encoding acyl-CoA-dependent ceramide synthase — translation MACNLTTSPLPSLLHSYVPQSLRPFVTLSYPITDPLAHPSAQTLYDKGPQDACLVLFWALAFTLLREAFMKGVFSPFMRICLPSPPQIKGQEREYAKARKKREHTVTRFAEQGWSWLYCSIYWTFGVIVLRQNPSPTSPEQLWGTYPAVPLPALTKFYYLSQLGWWFHQLLVINCEKRRKDHWQMFGHHILTITLVVGSYVMNFTSVGVVIHCLMDFCDILLPLAKMFRYLSLSTLCDLTFVVFLISWFITREAGLFLVIRSTYVDAPKFIPFEWAPEQGRFLTYRVYLGFVAMLSILWILATAWFYMACNVAIRVVRGMGAEDSRSDDESEEDALEQVPESVGASTATRSEVEEDLRKRKLFSQRGT, via the exons ATGGCGTGCAACCTCACCAcctcccccctcccctccctcctccactcctATGTCCCACAGTCGCTGCGGCCCTTTGTCACCCTGTCGTATCCCATCACAGACCCGCTCGCCCACCCGTCCGCGCAGACACTGTACGACAAGGGCCCGCAGGATGCGTGCTTGGTGCTCTTCTGGGCGCTGGCGTTCACCCTGCTCCGGGAGGCGTTCATGAAGGGtgtcttctctccctttaTGAGAATATGTCTGCCAAGCCCGCCACAGATCAAGGGACAGGAGAGAGAATATGCAAAGgccaggaagaagagggagcaTACCGTCACGAGGTTTGCAGAGCAAGGCTGGAGCTGGCTGTATTGCTCTATATATTGGACATTTGGCGTG ATTGTCCTCCGCCAGAATCCCTCTCCAACATCTCCCGAACAGCTCTGGGGCACATACCCGGCCGTCCCTCTCCCGGCACTCACCAAGTTTTACTATCTCTCCCAGCTCGGTTGGTGGTTCCACCAGCTGCTCGTTATCAACTGCGagaagcgaagaaaagATCATTGGCAGATGTTTGGGCACCACATATTGACTATTACTTTGGTTGTGGGGAGCTACGTCATGAACTTTACCTCGGTCGGTGTCGTTATCCACTGTCTTATGGACTTTTGCGACATCCTCTTACCA CTCGCCAAAATGTTTCGCtacctctccctctccacccTCTGCGACCTCACATTCGTCGTCTTTCTCATCTCATGGTTCATCACTCGTGAAGCCggtctcttcctcgtcatccgcAGCACCTATGTGGACGCGCCCAAATTCATCCCCTTTGAATGGGCTCCCGAACAAGGCCGATTCCTTACTTACAGGGTTTACCTCGGCTTTGTCGCCAtgctctccatcctctggATCCTCGCCACGGCGTGGTTTTACATGGCTTGCAACGTCGCGATCCGCGTGGTACGAGGTATGGGCGCTGAAGACTCGagaagtgatgatgagtcCGAAGAGGATGCGTTGGAGCAAGTGCCAGAGAGTGTAGGTGCTTCAACTGCGACCAGGTCTGAGGTAGAAGAGGATCTGCGAAAACGAAAATTATTTTCTCAACGAGGGACTTGA